ATCTTCTAATATAAGCAAGAGTTCCGTATAACAGGCTTATAATTCTAAACATAAACTAATATATACACTAAAGCTATAATTTTGCAAAAGTTTTATCTTTTTATTATATTTTAATTTTAGCTTTTTGTTAGGGGTAGGGAGGTTGAAAACAGGGAGGAATGATTTCTCATCTTTGGATATAGATAAGATCAGGCTGATTTACCTTTTTACAACTGTTGGATCGGTTGTTCTTATATCTATAGCTTTTCTTCATCTTTTAAAAGGCGACATAGATATGTTTGCCTTTGAGATGCTTATCGCTTCAGGCGGTATTCTAAACGCTGTCTTGCTTAAAATCACAAAAAATGTAACAGTTGCAGAAAATTTTATCCTGTTTGGTATGCTAATCCTTATCTGTGGGATACTGGTTCACGGGGGATACAACAGAACAGGAATTTACTGGATATACACCTATCCTCTGCTTACTTTTTTTCTCAAAGGAAACAAAACAGGTATTATCTGGAATTTTGTTTTCTTTTTGGCAGTGCTGATATTGGCATTTTTAGATTACAAAAATATAGTTCCTGTGGCTTTTTCTCAAGATGAGATCAGACAGGCTCTTCTTGCTTACACAATTGTTATGGTTCTTGCTTACATATTTGAAGAAGCACTGCTCAAATCTTACAAGGAGGTTTCAAGACTTGCTGTTACAGATCAGTTGACAGGTCTATACAACAGGCATTACATATTTGAGAAGCTTAATGATGAGATAGAAAGGGCTAAAAGGTTTGGTAAGAAGTTTTGTTTGATTTTGCTTGATATTGATGATTTTAAAAATATAAATGACAGATTTGGTCATGATGTTGGAGATTATGTTCTTTTTGAGGTTGCACAGGTGTTGAGAGATACAACAAGGTCTGTTGATACTGTAGGCAGACTTGGCGGCGAGGAGTTTATAATCATATGTCCCAATACAGACATAGTAGGGGGATTAATAATAGCAGAAAAGATAAGATCCTCTGTTAGTGAACTTCATATTCCTGATGTGGGCAGGATAACTGTTAGTGTGGGAGTTGCAGAGTTTACCGGCGAAGAAACCCCACATGAACTGATAAAATTTGCTGATACAGCTCTGTATAGAGCAAAAAGATCAGGTAAAAATAAGGTTGAGATATATTCTAAAAACGGAAATGTTATAAGATACGGTATTGATCTTCTCAAAATAAAAAGACCTGCCTCTGCAGGCAGGCATTGAAACAACACACCAAGAGCAGCAAGATTACTGGCAGCAGGATTTAAAATCTATAACTAACATTCATATATACAAATCTGCCTGGTTCGGGAACTTTTGTTCCACTGCTAAATGGATTTCTCAGGTATGAAAGGTGGGTGTAGTAGTTTTTATCAAAAAGGTTGTCTATACCAAGTCCTATGAAGGCTCTGTTTCCTGCATTTAATCCTGTCTTTATGTTGATCACATAGTATGATTTTGTTTTTTGTTCGTTCAGATCGCTGTCAACATCTTCTTGAGGTGAAGCATAAATTCCCTCAATCTGTCCAAAGGCTGTTCCGTTGTCGTATTTTACGGCGATCCTTGTTTTAAGAGGAGGTATCTCTGCAAGATCGCTGTCTGTGTAATTTCCACTGTCCTTTTTTCCCCTCTGGTAAGCAACCCCTGCCTCAACAGAAACAGTGTCTGTCAGCATACCTACAGCTGTCAGATCCCCACCGTATATGTGGGCATCAATGTTCTGGTAGGACTGAGCTGGTTTTGTTTCATACCTGATCGGGTTTATTCTTGTCAGGTATATGTAATCGGTCAGATCGCTGTAGAAAATATTCCCCTTTATCCCAAACAGACCCCGGTAATACTCAAAACCTGCATCAATCTCGTTATTTTTTGTTGGATTAAGGTTTGGATTTCCCACCCAGTTAGGTTTTGTCATCGGTTTTTTAAGAGCTATAAATCTTTCTTCAGGATCAGGAACTCTGACTGTATGTCCAAGACCTACATAAACGCTTGATCTTTTATCTATTTTATATCTTGCCACGATGTTCCCTGAAAGATATGTGTCTGTCTGGGAAAGATCATAGCTGTTGTAGTATGAGTCGTAAAGTCTATTGTTTGCAGTTCCAAGTGCGTTCCTGTTTGCTTCAGATTTTGTGCTGTCAATTCTAACACCGGCTGAGATTATAATATTTCCAACAGGTTTTGTTCCTTTTATGTATGCACCTACATTCTTTATGTCAACATCAGGTATCATTCCTCTGTTGTCCAATGTCATAAGCTGATTGTCCGCTTTCCAGTTTCTCAAATAAGCATCAACACCGGTTTGCAGTTTGATATCACCTATACTGAGACCTTTTTCTACCTTTGCACCGTATGTTTTTGTTTTTGCAAGGGTTCTCATCATGTAGCCTCTTGTCCATGTTGCTGATGTGGTTCTCCATCTGTCCTGCATGTCATGTTTTACAAAGTTCCAGTAGGCTGAAATTTTAACGCCCAGAGGCTTTATGAAATATTCACCATTTACTCTATGGGTTCTATCATAAACAGCGTCCATCAGAAGATATGGATATAAAACATCTTTTGCTTCGTCAAAAGCGTAATTTATTTTTATCTCATTTTCATTGTTTGGGGTAATTACAATCTTTGCCCATGCGTTGTCTATGTCAAACGCTGTGTGGTCTATCTCTGAAGATTTGTAATTAGCATACTCGGTAATTTTTTTCCCTTCTCCTGATTTGTAAGGTTTTGAATACTGTTTGGAATATCCAACAAGCACTCTTGCAAGATCGTTACCTGCATAACCGTCAAAACCACCGTGAAGGTAATTAAAATATCCTCCTGTAAAATACAATGAACCTCCTTTACCTTTGTCTGGATCTTTTGAGATCAGATTTACAACGCCTGCAAGGGATCCCTGGTTTGCAACATCAAAAGGTCCCTCTAATATCTGAACCTCTTTAACCTGTCTGGTTGACATATGAAAAATAGGTGGATCCATTCTATTAGGGCAGGCACCATATATTCTCTGTCCATCTATCAGAACATTTATGTTATCCCTTCCAAATCCTCTGATTGTTATGTCGTTTGCTGTTCCTCCTTTTCTTATGTGGTTAACTTCAGGGAAAAGGTTTGAAAGGATCTCTCCTACATCTATCTGTCTTGTTATTTTAATTTCTTCTCCTGTAGTTTCTCTTGTCTCTCCAACGGTTTCCTCTGCTGTTATCTCTTCAGCAACTGTTATTTTTTTGATCTTTATAACTTCCTGAGCTGAAGCATAAAAAAATGTTGGCAATACCAGTCCTGCTGCTAAAAGCTTTCTCATTTTGCCCTCCTTGTTATTTTTAGTTTAATTTTAATATAATTTTAACATTAATTAATCTCAGATTTTAAATTAAATTTTGTTATAAAAAGTAGCATTGATATAGATCAAAGTTTGACATCAATCAATGGATAAATAGGATAAAATGTTATATTGTTATTGCTGGAGGTGGTAAAATGAAGCGGCTGGCAGGAATTTTGAGTATTATTCTTATGTTTTGTCATATCTCTTTTGGATATCAGTTTTACGGTTATCCTTATGTTCAGAAAATCAAAAATTTCACGCTTATAGACCAGAATGGGAAAGAGGTGAGTTTTTATGATTTTAGGGGAAAATATCTTCTTGTATTCTTCGGATATACATACTGTCCTGATGTTTGTCCTACATCTATGCTCAGGATAAAAGAAACCCTCGACCACCTTGGCAGTTATAAAAGGTATGTCCATGTTCTTTTTATTTCTGTTGATCCTGAAAGGGATACACCTGAGCTTTTGAAAAAGTTTATTTCTTTTTATGATCCTTCAGGTAAGTATATAACGGGGCTTACAGGGAAACCTGAAGAGATAAAAAAGGTTGCCAAAATGTTCAAAGCATACTACGAGAAGGTTCCGATAAAGAACAATCCCGAGGTTGGTTATCTTGTGGATCATACTGCTTTTATATATCTTGTGGATAAAAACGGGATTTTAAGAATTATTTTTAGACCTGCAAATGATGATCCAAAAAGGATAGCTCAGGATATAATACGGGTAATAAAAATTTTTGGAGTTGAATAATGGGAAAAATATTTGCAGCTTTACTTGTAATTGTAGGATTTGTATATGCAAAGCCTGAAATTATAATTGAGGATCCGTGGGTCAGGGCAGTTCCTCCAACAGCAAAAAATACAGCTCTTTTCATGGTTATAAAAAATGTTGGTGATGAAGCAGATATTCTAATCGGCGTAAAAACGAATATATCTAAAATGGTTTCCATACACAAAACTGTAAACCAGAATGGGGTAATGAAGATGGTTCATGTTGATAGGCTTCCTGTTCCTGCCGGCAAAAGTGTAGTGCTAAAGCCTGGAGGGTATCATATTATGGTTATGGGGCTGAAAAAGGATATAAAAGCAGGGGATAATGTTAAATTCACATTAATTTTTGAAAAATCAGGCGAAATAACCATAAAAGCACCTGTTAAAATGAAATAGCTATTTTTTTAGGGTCAGCAACCAGTCTACTATCAGTTTTATCTCCTCATCTGTATAGTAAGGCTTTTGAGGAGGCATATACATAACATCTCCTTTGCCCAGTCTTGTTTGAACATGACCCTTTAGCCAGTCATGCCATTTTCCTTTACTTCCGTTTTTTATGGCATCAAAAAACTGTTTTTTTAAGGTTTCTTTAGGGATATCTTTATACCTTTTTAATATTACCTTGAAAGGAGGAGCTACTATTGTTTTATTTATGTCGTGACACCATGAGCATCTCTTTGCAAGCATCTTTCCTTTTAATATGGGATCTTTTTCAATCTCTTCTCTTGTTAAAGCATCGCTTGAAAAAGTAAGTGCTAATACCCCTGTTAAAGCTAAAAACATAATTTTTTTCATCTTTTCCTCCTAAAAATCTTTTTTCTTAAATTTATACAGCCCTGCAAATAAGGGGAGGAATATCCACACAAAGAGCACCCCCAGAGATAAAAATATGCCCAGTTTCGTGTCAAAAAATTTCTGGAATATTGCCCCTGTGTATCCTAAGAGAGCAGCTATGTCAAGTTTTAAAATAACAAAAATTCTTGCAATGTCCACAGGATTTAAAACCGAAAGGAGTAAAACAGGGTTTTCCAGAGGATAATCTTTGAAGTAAATAATGATAAACAGTATTATTCCGTCATAAATAAGTGTTGTGTAAAGCCACAGCAGAATTGAAGCTCCAAAACCTTTTACCCGATCTTCAAAAAAAGTAGCGATTAAAAAGGCAAAAGCTACAAATATTAGTGTTAAAAATATTCCTGATGCCACAAGGGAAAAATACAAAAAGTATTCAGGTGATTCTTCTAAAGATCTGATAAAAAAGAAATAAGGAAGTAAAACACCAAGGGCAAAACTTACAGACAGTGATATTGTTGTCCCTAAGTATTTTGATATGTATATACTGCTTCTTTTGATAGGTAGTGAAAGCAGTAGCTCAGTAAAGTTTCTTGAGTCATACATAAAGATAGTTCCTAAAATCAGGCTTATAAGAGGAATTACCAGAATAACAAGCTGAAGCAGTGTTGCCACAACCTTTGCAGGTGATTTTGCAAAATAAAACAGAGCTGTTGTGAGCATAAGGAAAAACAGAAAATAAAATATTATCCATTTATTTCTGAACATATTAAAAAATTCGTATTTTAAAAGTTTAAGAACCATACCCTCTCTCCATCAGCTTTGCGATCGCCCTTTCTAAATTTTTTTCGCCAGAATTTTCAATTATCTCTTTCACAGATCCCTGAACATAAACAACCCCCTCAAGCAGAAAAATTATATAGTCAGCTATTTCCTCAACCTCGCTCATTATATGTGATGTCAAAACAACAAGCCTTTCCCTTTCAACCTGCTCTCTTATTTTATCTTTTAGAAAACTGCTTGATATAGGATCCAGCCCAACAGTGGGTTCATCAAGAAAGTAAAGCTCAGGATCAAACATAAAGGTTATTAGAGCACTAACCTTCTGTTTTGTTCCCCCTGATAATGTTTTAAGTTTTTTGTCCATATATTGGTGAAGTTTGAAGCCTTGTATGAAGCTTTCTTTAATGTTTGGGTTATAACCCTCTTTTCTGATATCAACAAGCATGTTTATAAGTTCCTTAAGCGTCAAATTTTCCGGGAAAACTGCGGTCTGGGGCATATAACCGATATACTTTCTGTAATCCCAGCTGTAGGTTGCACTTTCCCCTTTTATGTATATTTCTCCTGATGTGGGAATAACAAGCCCTAAAATAGATTTTATAAGAGTTGTTTTTCCTGAGCCGTTTGGTCCCAGTATAGCAACAACCTGTCCTTTTTTCAGCTCAATATTTATTCCTTTAAGGACTTCAATTTTTCCAAATTTTTTGTGAAGGTTTTTTACTTTGACCATTCATATCTCCTCATCAACGGTCTGTTGTCCCTGAGTTCTGATGGTATGATCATAGGAAAGTTTCTTTCTGTATAATCAAGCAGATATATAAAAAAACTTCTGGTCAAAACTAAGGAAAGGGGGTAATTCTCTGTGAAATATCCAAAGAGAGAAACAGGTCTGTAAGGAACATCTCCTATTCCATCGCTGTTTAGATCATATCCTTTGTAGTCGCTCCAGTAGTTTTCTGTGTAGGTGTTAGGATTTTTAAAGCTGTTTGTCGCCACATTGAATGTGTTTGCTATAAAGTTGTTATGCCTGAAAATGTTATCCTGAGAGTTAGCCCATATTCTAATAGCCCAGCCGTTTTCTATAAAGTCATTTTCTTCTATAACTGTTCTGTTGGTGTTGTCTGCAAACACAGCTGTTGTGTTTTTATAAAATGTATTGTGGTATATGTAACTGTCGTATATCTCCTTTAGAAGAAGTCCGTAAGATGCCATTCCCCAGTTGTGATCAAAAGTGTTGTGAGCCATGTAGACATACTTTGTGTACATAACAGCAACGCCGGCTCCATTTTTCCTGAAAATGTTGTTTATATAATTATCCCAGTTTGAAAACATAAAATGAAGCCCGTATCTAAGGTTTTTTTCACTTATGTTGTTTATTATTGTGCTGTTTTTTACAAACTCAAAATAGATGCCGTCCCTATGGTTTTTTACATGGTTTG
The genomic region above belongs to Persephonella sp. and contains:
- a CDS encoding GGDEF domain-containing protein — its product is MDIDKIRLIYLFTTVGSVVLISIAFLHLLKGDIDMFAFEMLIASGGILNAVLLKITKNVTVAENFILFGMLILICGILVHGGYNRTGIYWIYTYPLLTFFLKGNKTGIIWNFVFFLAVLILAFLDYKNIVPVAFSQDEIRQALLAYTIVMVLAYIFEEALLKSYKEVSRLAVTDQLTGLYNRHYIFEKLNDEIERAKRFGKKFCLILLDIDDFKNINDRFGHDVGDYVLFEVAQVLRDTTRSVDTVGRLGGEEFIIICPNTDIVGGLIIAEKIRSSVSELHIPDVGRITVSVGVAEFTGEETPHELIKFADTALYRAKRSGKNKVEIYSKNGNVIRYGIDLLKIKRPASAGRH
- a CDS encoding TonB-dependent receptor; the protein is MRKLLAAGLVLPTFFYASAQEVIKIKKITVAEEITAEETVGETRETTGEEIKITRQIDVGEILSNLFPEVNHIRKGGTANDITIRGFGRDNINVLIDGQRIYGACPNRMDPPIFHMSTRQVKEVQILEGPFDVANQGSLAGVVNLISKDPDKGKGGSLYFTGGYFNYLHGGFDGYAGNDLARVLVGYSKQYSKPYKSGEGKKITEYANYKSSEIDHTAFDIDNAWAKIVITPNNENEIKINYAFDEAKDVLYPYLLMDAVYDRTHRVNGEYFIKPLGVKISAYWNFVKHDMQDRWRTTSATWTRGYMMRTLAKTKTYGAKVEKGLSIGDIKLQTGVDAYLRNWKADNQLMTLDNRGMIPDVDIKNVGAYIKGTKPVGNIIISAGVRIDSTKSEANRNALGTANNRLYDSYYNSYDLSQTDTYLSGNIVARYKIDKRSSVYVGLGHTVRVPDPEERFIALKKPMTKPNWVGNPNLNPTKNNEIDAGFEYYRGLFGIKGNIFYSDLTDYIYLTRINPIRYETKPAQSYQNIDAHIYGGDLTAVGMLTDTVSVEAGVAYQRGKKDSGNYTDSDLAEIPPLKTRIAVKYDNGTAFGQIEGIYASPQEDVDSDLNEQKTKSYYVINIKTGLNAGNRAFIGLGIDNLFDKNYYTHLSYLRNPFSSGTKVPEPGRFVYMNVSYRF
- a CDS encoding SCO family protein, encoding MKRLAGILSIILMFCHISFGYQFYGYPYVQKIKNFTLIDQNGKEVSFYDFRGKYLLVFFGYTYCPDVCPTSMLRIKETLDHLGSYKRYVHVLFISVDPERDTPELLKKFISFYDPSGKYITGLTGKPEEIKKVAKMFKAYYEKVPIKNNPEVGYLVDHTAFIYLVDKNGILRIIFRPANDDPKRIAQDIIRVIKIFGVE
- a CDS encoding copper chaperone PCu(A)C, which encodes MGKIFAALLVIVGFVYAKPEIIIEDPWVRAVPPTAKNTALFMVIKNVGDEADILIGVKTNISKMVSIHKTVNQNGVMKMVHVDRLPVPAGKSVVLKPGGYHIMVMGLKKDIKAGDNVKFTLIFEKSGEITIKAPVKMK
- a CDS encoding c-type cytochrome, with amino-acid sequence MKKIMFLALTGVLALTFSSDALTREEIEKDPILKGKMLAKRCSWCHDINKTIVAPPFKVILKRYKDIPKETLKKQFFDAIKNGSKGKWHDWLKGHVQTRLGKGDVMYMPPQKPYYTDEEIKLIVDWLLTLKK
- a CDS encoding ABC transporter permease subunit; protein product: MVLKLLKYEFFNMFRNKWIIFYFLFFLMLTTALFYFAKSPAKVVATLLQLVILVIPLISLILGTIFMYDSRNFTELLLSLPIKRSSIYISKYLGTTISLSVSFALGVLLPYFFFIRSLEESPEYFLYFSLVASGIFLTLIFVAFAFLIATFFEDRVKGFGASILLWLYTTLIYDGIILFIIIYFKDYPLENPVLLLSVLNPVDIARIFVILKLDIAALLGYTGAIFQKFFDTKLGIFLSLGVLFVWIFLPLFAGLYKFKKKDF
- a CDS encoding ABC transporter ATP-binding protein, which codes for MVKVKNLHKKFGKIEVLKGINIELKKGQVVAILGPNGSGKTTLIKSILGLVIPTSGEIYIKGESATYSWDYRKYIGYMPQTAVFPENLTLKELINMLVDIRKEGYNPNIKESFIQGFKLHQYMDKKLKTLSGGTKQKVSALITFMFDPELYFLDEPTVGLDPISSSFLKDKIREQVERERLVVLTSHIMSEVEEIADYIIFLLEGVVYVQGSVKEIIENSGEKNLERAIAKLMERGYGS
- a CDS encoding nitrous oxide reductase family maturation protein NosD, which gives rise to MKKLLCIKVIFLITYTLSYAKTITVCPDCEISSIKKALQIAEDGDTILIKKGVYKEGNIVVKKSVKLIGEGYPVIDGQKKYEVITVKANNVVVKGLVIQNSGKSDIEDIAGIKFFRTKNCRIEDCILKDNFWGIYFAASKNGVIKNNKIFGPAKLKYLKSAFGTRIETNFGNGIHLWHCKNMLIESNHVKNHRDGIYFEFVKNSTIINNISEKNLRYGLHFMFSNWDNYINNIFRKNGAGVAVMYTKYVYMAHNTFDHNWGMASYGLLLKEIYDSYIYHNTFYKNTTAVFADNTNRTVIEENDFIENGWAIRIWANSQDNIFRHNNFIANTFNVATNSFKNPNTYTENYWSDYKGYDLNSDGIGDVPYRPVSLFGYFTENYPLSLVLTRSFFIYLLDYTERNFPMIIPSELRDNRPLMRRYEWSK